Part of the Coccinella septempunctata chromosome 3, icCocSept1.1, whole genome shotgun sequence genome is shown below.
TATCGACATTATcaatttttcgttttctttATTCTTCAGTGTAACTTCGTCGTATGCCTTTGTTAGGCGGCTGTATTGCAAAACAAGATTCAACCACATAGGTCTAGAGTTGTTTATCATTTCGTCCAACATCTTATGATTTTCTTCAAGGTCAACGACCCTCTTTCTATAAATTGCTATTGTCTTGTCTAGAGACTCAAAGAGCACTTCAAAACTGCTGGTCACATCTTGAACACTCTTGAATCGAAAACTGCGATCTACGACTTTTTCCAGGTATCTATCGTAGATTGAATGTTTGCTTATTTCTTGTTGAAGAAGAAGACTTACTGTTTTCTAAAAAGGGAAACATTTCCTTAGTTTTGATTCATTGGTTTCGTTTTCTACAGAGATATGGATTAATTGATTAACTCACAAGTTTTTCTAGCTCTAGTTCCAGCCATTCAACTTCAGCAGAACGTTGCTTCACTTTCTCATGTTGATGGATCGTCATGGACAGAAATCTTTTCCTTTTCTCCACACCATTTAAAACAAATTTGTTGTACTTCTTGAAATATTTCCTGAGTATTTCCTCTTTATCCTCTAAATCCTTCCATTTAGCCAAGGTTATTTTAACTTCTTTCACCAGATTTTTCCTTCTTTTCCACAATTTTTTATCAGTCTTTGACAGACCCTGCTCCAAGGACACAAAATCTCTATTTGTTTCAATACTACGATACTCTGATGGAAAAGGATACCTATGTGTTTCACTTGGATGTCTTCGGATATCCCACGAATCGGTTACAAGTTCTCGACTACCAATACAGGGTAATAAGTTACGACAGATTATTGGCGATAAGGTAAAGTTGGGGATTCTTTTTTCACCCATCATTGCGGAGGAAGCCATCACATACAAGGTTGAAAATCTAAAGTATTCTCAAGAAAATAAGGAACAATTGGAGTATGGACAAACTTCATAAAAAGTAATgtcaatttaatttcaactttgaCGCAGATTCACATAGAAAAAAATCCATAATTTGTTGTGTTCCAcccttttcattattttcaatggtGACCTACATCAGATGGAGAGAAAAGTACGAATTATTCATCGCCAGTAATGGTCCAACCGAAATTTCAAACGTCCCAGGTAATCATTAAGCAATTTCACAGGGGTGTATTTTAAATTAAACCCCGATACCATTGGAATTACTGATAATATGTCCAAAGTGATGGGTATGCTCCAATTAAACGGTGGATTTCACGTTTTTCCTCATTTTAAAATTACAGAGTGGACCTACTAACCACTATTTTCAGGTGGTGGCTTTGAATAAATGATTCGGC
Proteins encoded:
- the LOC123309787 gene encoding uncharacterized protein LOC123309787 codes for the protein MASSAMMGEKRIPNFTLSPIICRNLLPCIGSRELVTDSWDIRRHPSETHRYPFPSEYRSIETNRDFVSLEQGLSKTDKKLWKRRKNLVKEVKITLAKWKDLEDKEEILRKYFKKYNKFVLNGVEKRKRFLSMTIHQHEKVKQRSAEVEWLELELEKLKTVSLLLQQEISKHSIYDRYLEKVVDRSFRFKSVQDVTSSFEVLFESLDKTIAIYRKRVVDLEENHKMLDEMINNSRPMWLNLVLQYSRLTKAYDEVTLKNKENEKLIMSICSKTHEYAMDYEECIGNVNALYCTLCKRLDVKKKFPKYDYKNQLECIKSELGRRGKLK